Proteins from one Leptonema illini DSM 21528 genomic window:
- a CDS encoding chemotaxis protein CheA: MQDPRLQPGFNDFRLRIDSISSDLESLLLIAKPTNDTVNEIFRGIHGIRGTAAFHGFNAIADLTAPLESYLDSARLYVTTLSDELRRAIILYDGILKDWMELYDTGRYEEQSLTERSRALHREIDSLTPVFHENEPESTDSQVPSADLKSSEPRSGKRSIRVDAEKLDIVIDGVAEAVAIAAAIQQISHTVKNEYLEELAYRMGRLLNDVRTASQKLRMVPIESLFSRFSRTVYELSLNKERPANLIIKGGDTQIDRNLLDPLYSAIEPLIINAFDHGIESAAERTAAAKPRSGRITLSAKQQAGSVTIEVEDDGRGVDLDEVKNAVQRNGFSANDETLSNEELLQIIVDLEFNRDRGMSAATRFIRSLNGDISISSVRGQGTTVRLTIPLSASSIDGFLMRIGRTLYAIPLEMVDECMEFREGDKTVGEQNFVRVRDEIIPFIKMDEFFEEASDSVARKNLMIVHSGNIKAALVVDELLGRMHSIIKPAGDLFEGKNGITGFAVLGDGSTALIIDTALLLNTVRDLSVENSSALVNSALEIVSKTES; encoded by the coding sequence ATGCAAGATCCCCGATTACAGCCCGGATTTAATGATTTCAGACTAAGAATAGATTCAATTTCTTCGGATCTTGAGTCCCTGCTGTTAATAGCGAAGCCGACAAACGATACGGTGAACGAGATTTTTCGTGGCATCCATGGCATCCGGGGAACGGCCGCCTTTCATGGTTTCAACGCCATCGCCGATCTTACAGCTCCCCTGGAAAGCTATCTTGATTCAGCGAGACTCTACGTCACCACTCTCTCTGATGAGCTGAGACGTGCTATCATCCTCTATGACGGCATATTGAAAGACTGGATGGAGCTCTATGACACGGGTCGTTACGAAGAACAGAGCCTGACGGAAAGATCCAGAGCGCTGCATAGAGAGATCGATTCTCTGACTCCAGTATTTCACGAGAATGAGCCTGAGTCGACCGACTCTCAGGTACCATCTGCCGATCTGAAATCGTCAGAGCCCCGATCCGGGAAACGCAGCATTCGCGTCGATGCGGAGAAACTCGACATCGTGATCGATGGCGTGGCGGAGGCCGTCGCCATTGCAGCCGCTATTCAGCAGATATCGCATACGGTGAAAAACGAGTATCTCGAGGAGCTGGCCTATCGAATGGGACGCCTTCTCAATGATGTTCGCACAGCGAGCCAGAAGCTACGGATGGTTCCTATTGAATCCCTCTTCTCACGGTTCTCACGAACGGTTTACGAACTGAGTCTGAACAAGGAACGACCTGCCAACCTGATCATCAAAGGCGGCGACACTCAGATCGACAGAAACCTGCTCGACCCACTGTACAGCGCCATTGAGCCGCTGATCATAAATGCCTTTGATCACGGAATAGAGTCTGCTGCCGAGCGCACTGCGGCGGCGAAACCGCGATCCGGTAGAATCACACTGTCGGCGAAACAGCAAGCAGGCTCAGTGACTATCGAAGTCGAAGACGACGGCCGCGGCGTTGATTTAGATGAAGTGAAAAACGCAGTACAGCGAAACGGTTTCAGCGCAAACGATGAAACCCTGTCAAACGAAGAGCTATTACAGATCATTGTAGACCTTGAGTTCAACAGAGATCGCGGGATGAGCGCGGCAACTCGCTTTATCCGCTCTCTGAATGGAGATATCTCGATTTCCTCTGTCAGAGGTCAGGGAACCACTGTCAGATTGACGATTCCGTTATCGGCGAGCAGCATCGACGGATTCCTGATGCGTATCGGACGTACGCTGTATGCCATTCCACTGGAGATGGTCGACGAATGCATGGAGTTTCGCGAAGGCGATAAAACCGTCGGAGAGCAGAACTTTGTCAGAGTACGAGATGAAATCATCCCGTTTATTAAGATGGATGAGTTCTTCGAAGAAGCGAGCGACAGCGTGGCACGTAAAAACCTTATGATCGTCCACTCGGGCAACATAAAAGCAGCCCTTGTCGTAGACGAGCTTCTGGGGCGCATGCATTCCATTATTAAACCGGCCGGTGATCTGTTCGAGGGTAAGAACGGCATCACGGGTTTCGCCGTCCTCGGCGACGGATCGACGGCTTTAATCATCGACACGGCATTGTTATTAAATACGGTTCGCGATCTATCTGTCGAGAATTCTTCGGCATTGGTCAATAGCGCACTGGAAATTGTCAGTAAAACAGAAAGTTAA
- a CDS encoding response regulator: MSGSILIIDDSAAQRKLVRLALETQGYVVVEAEDGMQAMEAMDRIGGSTRLILCDVNMPVMNGLEFVRELKKRENHAAIPVIMLTTETNETMVEEMQSLGTNSWLTKPFKMSDLITETRRHIRF; encoded by the coding sequence ATGAGCGGCAGTATTCTGATAATAGATGACTCAGCAGCACAGCGTAAGCTGGTCCGCCTTGCCCTTGAGACACAGGGATACGTAGTTGTCGAGGCTGAAGACGGCATGCAGGCTATGGAAGCAATGGATCGCATTGGTGGCTCTACCCGGCTGATCCTATGCGACGTAAATATGCCCGTTATGAACGGCCTGGAATTCGTTCGTGAGCTAAAAAAGCGTGAGAACCATGCCGCCATTCCCGTCATCATGCTGACCACCGAAACGAACGAAACGATGGTCGAAGAAATGCAGTCCCTTGGCACGAACTCCTGGCTCACCAAGCCCTTCAAGATGAGCGATCTGATCACGGAAACCAGACGGCATATCCGCTTCTGA
- a CDS encoding transposase, whose protein sequence is MEWSDFRDSIGDDGDLFIWIEDGVEQYWSSSKTNTGGRKQSYSDLTIEFILTLKGLFGFPLRQTVEFLSACFLFTGVSSSIPDPSQVSRRARHSSLFPLVARSSENEPVHVFLRAEGVSVKTGSTYAPKDDGCWCRAYLSVDRHGGKVLFGVVSVDEDEAFSAGSRILTSTELEFDRVESIDDRHAFLLDALNKGMQDALSNHEDRPFQALQSLSDTALDDRIAPLRKGLWKKETGIFAKPVLNVMVCRHEPIV, encoded by the coding sequence GTGGAATGGAGCGATTTCCGAGATAGCATAGGCGACGATGGCGATCTTTTTATATGGATTGAGGATGGGGTGGAGCAGTACTGGAGCAGCAGCAAGACAAATACAGGCGGAAGAAAGCAGAGCTATTCCGATCTGACGATTGAATTCATTCTAACGCTGAAGGGTCTGTTCGGATTTCCGCTGCGGCAGACGGTGGAATTCCTGTCGGCATGCTTTCTCTTTACCGGAGTATCGAGTAGCATTCCTGATCCGAGTCAGGTTTCGCGCAGAGCTCGCCATTCCTCTCTGTTTCCTCTGGTCGCGCGATCGTCTGAAAATGAACCTGTGCACGTCTTTTTGAGGGCTGAAGGTGTATCGGTAAAGACAGGCAGCACCTACGCACCGAAAGACGACGGCTGCTGGTGCAGGGCTTATCTGTCCGTTGACCGGCATGGAGGAAAGGTGCTATTTGGTGTAGTCTCTGTGGATGAAGATGAGGCTTTTTCCGCGGGGAGCAGAATCCTCACGTCCACCGAGCTTGAATTTGACAGAGTGGAGTCCATTGACGACCGGCATGCTTTTCTTCTGGATGCGCTCAATAAAGGAATGCAGGACGCTCTTTCAAATCACGAAGATCGCCCATTTCAAGCGCTTCAGTCGTTATCCGATACTGCTCTTGATGATCGCATAGCGCCGTTGCGAAAGGGACTCTGGAAAAAAGAAACGGGCATATTTGCAAAGCCGGTGCTGAACGTCATGGTATGCCGCCATGAGCCGATCGTCTGA
- a CDS encoding LysR substrate-binding domain-containing protein: MTLTQLRYIVAVDRYGSFVEAAQHCLVTQPTLSLQIQKLEHEIGVELFDRRKTPVVTTAAGRKIIEQARTVLREAGRLEELFREDEDELVGELRIALIPTLAPVLMPELFRSLSRNHPHLQFRIYELPTSQIIEKIRHDEMDIGILATPLKEDDLTEIPLYYEPFVAYYPKGVTLPGPIELRNLDLRPDGEGRFEMILLGEDHCFRNQSLQLCGSRAAGRIECGSLETLKKMVDLGAGMTLLPLLAAPKNDPRVVTLKDPQPTREISLIHGPYFFRRKLLDAVKQLILSRIPPELKTKKGRDLIGVQV, translated from the coding sequence ATGACGCTTACTCAGCTTCGCTACATCGTCGCCGTTGACCGCTACGGAAGTTTTGTGGAGGCCGCACAGCATTGCCTGGTCACGCAGCCGACGCTCAGCCTGCAGATTCAAAAGCTCGAACACGAGATCGGCGTCGAGTTATTCGACAGACGCAAAACGCCCGTCGTTACGACGGCAGCCGGGCGTAAGATCATCGAACAGGCCCGCACCGTTCTTCGCGAAGCCGGCCGCCTTGAAGAGCTCTTTCGCGAAGACGAAGATGAGCTTGTGGGCGAGCTGCGTATCGCCCTGATTCCCACGCTTGCACCCGTGCTCATGCCCGAGCTCTTCCGATCGCTTTCGCGCAATCATCCGCATCTGCAGTTCCGCATCTATGAGCTGCCGACGTCTCAGATTATAGAGAAGATCCGCCATGACGAGATGGATATCGGCATCCTCGCCACTCCTCTGAAAGAGGATGATCTGACCGAGATTCCGCTTTATTATGAGCCCTTTGTCGCCTACTATCCGAAGGGAGTCACCCTGCCCGGACCGATCGAACTGCGCAACCTGGACCTGCGCCCCGACGGCGAAGGACGCTTTGAGATGATCCTGCTCGGCGAGGATCATTGTTTTCGCAATCAGTCGCTTCAGCTATGCGGAAGCCGCGCCGCCGGCCGCATCGAATGTGGCAGCCTTGAAACCCTGAAAAAGATGGTCGATCTCGGAGCGGGCATGACGCTGCTTCCACTGTTAGCCGCTCCGAAGAATGATCCGCGAGTGGTGACGCTTAAAGACCCGCAGCCGACGCGAGAGATCAGCCTGATTCACGGACCGTATTTTTTCAGACGCAAGCTACTTGATGCGGTGAAGCAGCTTATCCTTTCGCGCATCCCCCCTGAACTGAAGACGAAGAAGGGCCGCGATCTGATCGGCGTGCAGGTGTAG
- the tgt gene encoding tRNA guanosine(34) transglycosylase Tgt has translation MSRLDFQIQAKAGRARAATFRTLHGVIETPLFMPVGTNATVKGLRVEDLKTVGSQILLANTYHLLLRPGAEVFERMGGIHRMMNWSGSVLTDSGGFQIFSLPHSRNMTEEGALFRSYVDGATILLTPEMSIGMQKAIGSDIMMALDQCIPSTADYKTAEEAMHLTHRWAKRSLEARGDSEQALFGIIQGALFRDLRRQSAETLSALEFDGFAIGGLAVGETKDEREEFTSFTTDLMPENRPRYLMGVGTPIDLLEAVNAGVDMFDCIIPSALAQQSVAYTSRGRMRLERSVYKFADEPVDPDCDCYTCAHYGKAYIHHLHKADEILGWQLLSIHNLRFYHRLMASMRRHILAGSFESLYKEQREILANPDTDRPPGPPPVRTRNKREFIESIGAFCLHESRDGFVRIQHAPSGEVMHPGSEPDVEARRLYVEQSELIRRLGSSPLTVWDVGLGAAYNAMATIRAYEAGIHALSHSKTHNNARSESASAIDAATLPELRIISFENDLDALRLALTHVDRFPHLKHAGPHVLLRDGFWQSKHSPISWQLVQGDFLETMSEADRPDLIFYDPYSYKTNGPLWSLAAFRSMYRICGEHDAELFTYSAATRVRATLLAAGFFVAAGTGTGLKSDTTMALTEQAVQRRGTSALLDGRWLERWTRSDARFPDDVDEGERSHFAQLIEGHRQFAL, from the coding sequence GTGAGTCGGCTTGATTTCCAGATCCAGGCGAAGGCGGGCCGGGCCCGTGCCGCCACCTTTCGCACGTTGCACGGCGTTATCGAAACGCCCCTCTTTATGCCCGTCGGTACCAATGCCACGGTGAAGGGATTGCGCGTCGAAGATCTGAAAACGGTCGGATCACAGATCCTTCTCGCCAACACGTATCATCTTCTTCTGCGTCCCGGCGCCGAGGTTTTCGAGCGAATGGGCGGCATCCATCGCATGATGAACTGGTCGGGATCGGTGTTAACCGACTCGGGCGGATTTCAGATCTTCTCCCTGCCCCATTCGCGCAACATGACCGAAGAAGGCGCTCTCTTTCGCAGCTACGTCGACGGGGCGACGATTCTGCTCACGCCCGAGATGAGCATCGGCATGCAGAAGGCGATAGGATCTGACATTATGATGGCGCTCGACCAGTGTATTCCGTCGACGGCCGACTATAAAACGGCCGAAGAGGCGATGCATCTGACGCATCGCTGGGCGAAGCGCTCTCTTGAAGCCAGAGGCGATAGCGAGCAGGCCCTTTTCGGTATTATACAGGGCGCTCTTTTTCGTGATCTGCGCCGTCAGAGCGCCGAGACTCTGTCGGCCCTTGAGTTCGACGGATTCGCCATCGGCGGATTGGCCGTCGGCGAAACGAAAGATGAGCGCGAAGAGTTCACCAGCTTCACGACCGATCTCATGCCCGAGAACCGTCCGCGTTATCTGATGGGCGTGGGCACGCCCATCGATCTGCTTGAAGCGGTGAATGCCGGCGTCGATATGTTCGACTGTATCATTCCAAGCGCCCTTGCACAGCAGAGCGTCGCCTACACCAGCCGAGGACGCATGCGTCTTGAGCGATCGGTCTATAAATTCGCCGACGAGCCCGTCGATCCGGACTGCGATTGTTATACATGCGCTCATTACGGCAAGGCCTATATTCACCATCTGCATAAGGCCGATGAGATTCTCGGATGGCAGCTTCTCTCGATTCACAACCTGCGCTTCTATCATCGACTCATGGCCTCGATGCGCCGTCATATACTCGCCGGCAGTTTCGAATCGCTCTATAAAGAGCAGCGCGAGATTCTTGCCAATCCCGACACCGATCGTCCGCCCGGACCGCCTCCGGTGCGAACGCGAAACAAGCGCGAGTTCATCGAGTCTATCGGCGCCTTCTGTCTGCACGAATCGCGTGACGGCTTTGTGCGCATTCAGCATGCGCCGTCGGGCGAGGTGATGCATCCGGGCTCCGAGCCGGACGTCGAGGCACGACGCCTTTATGTCGAGCAATCCGAGCTGATACGACGGCTCGGCTCTTCGCCGTTAACCGTATGGGATGTGGGGCTCGGAGCGGCCTACAATGCGATGGCGACGATACGCGCATACGAAGCGGGGATTCACGCCCTGAGCCATTCAAAGACTCACAACAATGCCCGATCGGAATCCGCTTCGGCTATCGACGCCGCAACGTTGCCCGAGCTGCGTATCATCAGCTTCGAGAACGATCTCGACGCCCTGCGTCTTGCGCTGACACACGTCGATCGCTTTCCACATCTGAAACATGCCGGACCACACGTGCTTCTACGAGACGGCTTCTGGCAATCGAAACACAGCCCGATCTCCTGGCAGCTTGTGCAGGGCGATTTCCTTGAAACGATGAGCGAGGCCGATCGGCCCGATCTGATCTTCTACGATCCCTACTCTTACAAAACGAACGGTCCGCTCTGGTCGCTTGCTGCCTTCCGGTCGATGTATCGCATCTGCGGCGAGCACGATGCGGAGCTTTTCACCTATTCGGCGGCGACTCGCGTGCGTGCGACGCTGCTTGCCGCAGGCTTCTTTGTGGCGGCCGGAACGGGCACGGGATTGAAGTCCGACACGACGATGGCTTTAACCGAACAGGCGGTGCAGCGCCGCGGCACGTCCGCTCTGCTTGACGGGCGCTGGCTGGAGCGCTGGACTCGCAGCGACGCACGCTTTCCCGACGACGTCGACGAGGGCGAACGATCGCACTTCGCGCAGCTCATCGAAGGACATCGCCAGTTTGCCTTATAG
- a CDS encoding type I restriction endonuclease subunit R, protein MSENHSSNLNENAIEVMVIDLLQRQGYEYIHGPDIAPDSEESPGWRRDSFEDVLLSQTLREAVQRINADIPEDTVEVAIKQIERIGSPELIVNNEAFHRMLTEGVNVTVKRDGTERGDYVRLIDFENPENNDFKVINQFTIIENNTNKRPDLILFVNGIPLVVIELKNPVGEKTDIKSAFQQIQTYKESIPSLFNYNGFVIISDGHEAKAGTISAGFTRYMAWKSSDGLIEASRLTPQLDTLIHGMLNRQTLLDLIRHFIVFEKSSRIDEKTGLTQTEIIKKLAAYHQYYAVNRAVESTLRATGVIGKEMWPAHAAEPPESYGLPGVKKQKPGDRKAGVVWHTQGSGKSLSMVFYAGKIVLKLNNPTILVITDRNDLDDQLFDTFAASRQLLRQEPVQATDRNHLKELLKVASGGVIFTTIQKFQPEEGNVYERLSERENIVVIADEAHRTQYGFKAKTVDAKDAGGNVVGKKIVYGFAKYMRDALPNATYLGFTGTPIERDDVNTPAVFGNYVDIYDIAQAVEDGATVRIYYESRLAKIKLSEEGRKIIKELDAELGEDEAGESQKAKTRWTQLEALIGAKERIARVAADIVTHFENRQAASEGKAMVVAMSRRIAAELYQEIIALRPDWHHDDLAKGSIKVVMTAASADGPTISKHHTTKEQRRKLADRVKNPDDELKIVIVRDMWLTGFDAPILNTLYIDKPMKGHNLMQAIARVNRVYMDKEGGLIVDYLGIASDLKEALRFYSESGGRGDPAATQEEAVSIMLEKLEIVSQMFYGFPYENYFDSEIREKLGIILAAEDHILGLEDGKNRFVKEVTALSRAFSIALPHDQAMDAKDEISFFQAVKARLVKFDSRSGTSRTEMDSVMKQVIDSALTSEQVIDVFDAAGIKKPDISILSEEFLLEVKNMKHRNLAIEVLKKLLNDEIKGRSRRNLIQSRTLMEMLEASIKRYHSKVITAAEFLEQLIELGKEIQSKDREPEELGLTPHEYAFYCAVAENESARELMQKEKLRELATVLFQAVKENASIDWTIRENVKAKLKVIIKRKLREFGYPPDLQLLAVETVLKQAEAIAQELTYADKESLSN, encoded by the coding sequence ATGTCTGAAAATCATAGTTCCAACCTCAACGAAAATGCCATCGAAGTTATGGTCATTGACCTGCTCCAGAGGCAGGGCTACGAATATATTCACGGCCCCGATATTGCTCCCGATTCCGAAGAATCCCCGGGCTGGAGACGAGATAGCTTTGAAGACGTCCTGCTCTCTCAAACGCTGCGAGAGGCCGTCCAGCGAATCAATGCAGATATTCCAGAGGACACAGTAGAAGTAGCCATCAAGCAGATCGAAAGAATCGGCTCGCCCGAGCTCATCGTCAATAACGAGGCCTTCCATCGCATGCTTACCGAGGGCGTGAACGTTACGGTAAAACGCGACGGCACGGAACGCGGCGATTACGTCAGGCTCATTGATTTTGAAAACCCCGAGAACAACGATTTCAAGGTCATCAACCAGTTTACGATCATCGAGAACAATACAAACAAGCGCCCCGATCTGATCCTCTTTGTGAACGGTATTCCTCTTGTTGTTATAGAACTGAAGAATCCGGTCGGCGAAAAGACAGACATCAAATCGGCCTTTCAGCAGATTCAGACCTATAAAGAGTCCATCCCCTCCCTGTTTAACTACAACGGCTTCGTGATCATATCGGATGGTCATGAAGCAAAAGCTGGGACCATTTCAGCCGGATTCACGCGATACATGGCCTGGAAGTCGTCCGACGGCCTTATCGAAGCGTCGAGGTTAACGCCACAGCTCGATACGCTGATTCACGGGATGCTGAATCGACAGACCCTTCTTGACCTGATACGCCATTTCATCGTCTTTGAAAAGTCCAGTCGTATCGACGAGAAGACAGGGCTTACACAGACAGAGATCATCAAGAAGCTGGCCGCCTATCACCAGTATTATGCGGTGAATCGAGCCGTCGAATCTACGCTGCGGGCCACCGGTGTGATCGGCAAAGAAATGTGGCCGGCTCATGCTGCAGAACCGCCGGAGAGCTATGGTCTGCCCGGTGTTAAGAAACAGAAACCGGGTGATAGAAAGGCCGGCGTCGTATGGCATACACAGGGATCGGGCAAGTCCCTGTCGATGGTCTTTTATGCCGGAAAGATCGTGCTCAAACTCAATAATCCGACCATCCTCGTCATCACAGACCGCAACGATCTGGACGATCAACTTTTCGATACCTTCGCGGCGTCGCGTCAACTCCTGCGTCAGGAGCCTGTACAGGCCACGGATAGAAACCACCTGAAAGAGCTCTTAAAGGTCGCTTCGGGCGGAGTGATCTTCACAACGATCCAGAAATTTCAACCCGAAGAAGGAAACGTCTACGAGAGGCTTTCTGAAAGAGAGAATATTGTCGTCATCGCCGATGAAGCTCATCGAACGCAGTATGGCTTCAAGGCAAAGACGGTCGATGCAAAAGACGCCGGCGGAAATGTTGTCGGTAAGAAGATCGTCTACGGCTTCGCGAAATACATGCGGGATGCTCTTCCCAATGCAACCTACCTCGGCTTCACGGGAACTCCCATTGAAAGAGACGACGTGAATACGCCGGCGGTGTTCGGTAACTACGTTGATATCTACGATATTGCACAGGCCGTAGAGGACGGCGCTACGGTTCGCATCTACTACGAAAGCAGACTTGCGAAAATCAAGCTCAGTGAAGAGGGTCGAAAGATCATCAAGGAGCTCGATGCAGAACTCGGCGAGGATGAAGCCGGCGAATCTCAGAAAGCAAAAACCCGATGGACGCAGCTCGAAGCCCTGATCGGCGCGAAAGAACGCATTGCCCGCGTAGCCGCCGATATCGTTACCCATTTTGAAAACAGACAGGCTGCATCCGAAGGCAAGGCGATGGTTGTGGCAATGTCGCGACGCATTGCAGCCGAACTCTATCAGGAAATCATCGCTCTCAGACCTGACTGGCATCATGATGATCTCGCTAAAGGCAGTATCAAGGTGGTGATGACGGCCGCTTCCGCGGATGGGCCGACCATCTCGAAACACCATACGACAAAAGAGCAACGCCGCAAACTGGCAGACCGGGTGAAGAATCCGGACGATGAACTCAAAATAGTAATCGTACGGGATATGTGGCTGACCGGCTTCGATGCTCCCATCCTCAATACGCTGTATATCGATAAGCCCATGAAAGGGCATAATCTGATGCAGGCCATTGCAAGGGTTAACAGGGTTTACATGGATAAAGAAGGCGGCCTCATCGTCGACTACCTCGGCATCGCTTCTGACCTGAAAGAGGCATTGAGATTCTACTCAGAAAGCGGAGGCCGCGGCGATCCGGCTGCAACGCAGGAAGAGGCCGTCTCCATCATGCTTGAAAAGCTGGAAATCGTCAGCCAGATGTTTTATGGCTTCCCCTACGAAAACTACTTCGATTCCGAAATCAGGGAAAAGCTCGGCATCATCCTCGCCGCAGAAGACCACATCCTCGGTCTGGAAGACGGCAAGAACCGCTTTGTGAAAGAAGTCACGGCCCTTTCCAGAGCCTTCTCGATTGCCCTGCCCCACGATCAGGCCATGGATGCAAAAGATGAAATCTCCTTCTTTCAGGCAGTGAAGGCCCGATTGGTCAAATTCGATTCCAGAAGCGGCACCTCAAGGACTGAAATGGATTCCGTTATGAAGCAGGTGATCGACAGCGCGCTGACGAGCGAACAGGTGATCGACGTTTTCGACGCTGCCGGCATCAAGAAGCCTGACATCTCTATTCTCTCTGAAGAGTTCTTGCTTGAAGTTAAAAATATGAAGCACAGGAACCTTGCCATCGAGGTTCTAAAGAAGCTCCTCAATGACGAGATTAAGGGGCGATCCAGAAGAAACCTGATTCAGAGTCGCACACTCATGGAGATGCTCGAAGCCTCCATCAAACGGTATCACAGTAAGGTCATCACCGCGGCGGAATTTCTTGAACAACTGATCGAGCTCGGTAAAGAGATCCAGAGCAAAGACAGAGAGCCTGAAGAACTGGGCCTCACCCCTCACGAGTACGCCTTCTATTGCGCTGTTGCCGAAAACGAAAGTGCAAGAGAGCTGATGCAAAAAGAGAAACTGCGAGAACTGGCCACCGTTCTCTTTCAGGCCGTCAAAGAGAACGCCTCAATCGACTGGACGATTCGAGAAAACGTCAAAGCAAAACTCAAAGTGATTATCAAGCGAAAGCTTCGAGAATTCGGTTATCCGCCAGATCTACAACTGCTGGCTGTGGAGACCGTTCTGAAGCAGGCAGAGGCAATTGCGCAGGAATTGACGTATGCGGATAAGGAAAGCTTGTCCAACTGA
- a CDS encoding ATP-binding protein — protein sequence MLSKVQIKDFGPMDSILWENLSGINLVIGNNASGKTYLLKILYALVKSIELTGRGDSQTRIDTNISEKLYWTFQVPKLSDLIKKGSNGTEIRMDDHDAHELKVQFGASTEKQISNVSSTFQPTQTNSIFLPAKEVLSLFKIIKKSREVDQVFGFDDTYLDLVRALEIATQQGKNYTEFAESRRLLADIINGRVSLESNEWIYKQANLKYPIQAVAEGIKKVSILDTLLGNRYLTPSSIVFIDEPESALHPEALTKFMDIVYLLSNTGIQFFIATHSYFVLKKLMLLAKKHKASVPLLSFHKTDGVRYEDLMHGLPENPIVQESIRLYEEEVELSFQ from the coding sequence ATGTTAAGCAAAGTTCAAATCAAGGATTTTGGTCCGATGGACTCCATTCTCTGGGAGAACCTCTCTGGAATCAACCTGGTCATCGGGAATAATGCCAGCGGTAAGACATATCTACTGAAGATACTCTATGCCCTGGTCAAATCCATCGAACTGACCGGCCGCGGCGATAGTCAGACCAGAATAGATACAAACATATCGGAAAAGCTCTACTGGACCTTTCAGGTTCCTAAATTAAGCGATCTTATAAAAAAAGGCTCGAACGGAACAGAAATCCGAATGGATGATCACGACGCTCATGAGCTTAAGGTCCAATTCGGCGCGTCGACAGAAAAGCAGATCAGTAATGTATCTTCCACTTTTCAACCGACGCAAACCAACTCCATCTTTCTGCCCGCGAAAGAAGTGCTATCCTTATTCAAGATCATAAAAAAAAGCCGAGAGGTGGATCAAGTTTTTGGCTTTGACGATACATATCTTGATCTTGTTCGTGCTTTGGAAATAGCCACGCAGCAGGGGAAGAACTATACGGAATTCGCAGAGTCTCGCAGGCTTCTTGCAGACATTATAAACGGCAGGGTAAGCCTTGAAAGCAATGAATGGATTTACAAACAGGCGAACTTGAAATACCCGATTCAAGCCGTGGCCGAGGGAATCAAGAAAGTCTCCATTCTCGATACATTACTCGGGAATCGATATCTTACGCCTTCTTCCATCGTCTTCATCGATGAACCCGAATCAGCTCTTCATCCTGAGGCATTGACGAAGTTCATGGATATCGTTTATCTCCTATCGAATACGGGGATCCAGTTTTTCATTGCTACGCATTCCTATTTTGTTCTCAAGAAGCTTATGTTGCTTGCAAAGAAGCATAAAGCCAGCGTACCTCTTCTTTCTTTTCACAAAACAGATGGCGTTCGATATGAAGATTTGATGCACGGATTGCCCGAAAATCCTATCGTTCAGGAGTCCATCCGGCTCTACGAAGAAGAAGTGGAGTTATCCTTTCAATGA
- a CDS encoding toll/interleukin-1 receptor domain-containing protein: protein MSKKNPDTTFTTEHQVPADAIQRIWGDSKFRIFITHLAKDKELAEKLKTDFKDFGVAGFVAHTSIEPALEWQSEIEFALSSMDALVALMTDGFHESRWTDQEIGFALGRKVPIVSIRLGTDPYGFIGKYQALPPSKSNSVDVLSALMKEQKMLNCFIQKMENCRSFNAGNRLAQLLPALTTMPDWALRRLISAFNDNPQIIDSFGFSGKKVREYGPGLVHYLRELTGKKYELKDGKIVETKPWYSWNL, encoded by the coding sequence ATGAGCAAGAAGAACCCTGATACCACCTTCACCACAGAGCATCAGGTTCCGGCTGATGCGATTCAGCGAATCTGGGGAGACTCGAAGTTCAGGATCTTCATAACACATCTTGCAAAGGACAAGGAACTTGCAGAGAAGTTGAAGACAGACTTCAAGGACTTTGGAGTAGCGGGCTTTGTTGCGCATACGAGTATCGAGCCCGCGCTGGAATGGCAGAGCGAAATAGAGTTTGCGCTCTCATCGATGGATGCTCTGGTTGCGTTGATGACGGATGGATTTCACGAAAGTAGATGGACGGATCAAGAGATCGGCTTTGCCCTTGGACGAAAGGTGCCCATTGTTTCCATTCGCCTTGGCACTGATCCCTATGGATTTATCGGAAAATACCAAGCATTGCCTCCGTCCAAGAGTAATTCCGTCGACGTACTATCGGCGTTGATGAAAGAGCAGAAAATGCTCAACTGCTTCATCCAGAAAATGGAAAACTGTAGAAGCTTTAATGCCGGTAACAGGCTGGCGCAGCTGTTACCGGCATTAACAACAATGCCAGACTGGGCCCTTAGAAGATTGATTTCTGCTTTCAATGATAATCCACAGATAATCGATTCTTTTGGGTTTTCCGGCAAAAAAGTGAGGGAATACGGCCCGGGGTTAGTCCACTATTTACGAGAACTGACGGGGAAGAAGTATGAATTGAAGGACGGGAAAATTGTGGAGACGAAGCCTTGGTACAGTTGGAATCTATGA